One stretch of Pelmatolapia mariae isolate MD_Pm_ZW linkage group LG3_W, Pm_UMD_F_2, whole genome shotgun sequence DNA includes these proteins:
- the LOC134624706 gene encoding zinc finger protein 665-like produces MSSTQKDQHGARSQRSQEADKPHRRKREKTYSCDECGKDFAVKAKLKQHQVIHTGERPFSCDLCGKSFSRKGHLKEHQLIHSGVKAYSCDQCGRAFNRSSHLQSHLVTHSGIKAYSCDICGKTFSQRGSRNIHLRIHTRHDVYSCDECGKDFAMKAKLKQHQVIHTGERPFSCDLCGKSFSRNRSLKQHQLIHSGVKAYTCDQCGRAFNRSSHLQRHLVTHSGIKAYSCDECGKEFTGNASLKQHQVIHTGERPFSCDLCGKSFSRNRSLKRHQLIHSGVKAYSCDQCGRAFNRSSNLQRHLVTHSGIKAYSCDICGKTFSHRGSRNVHLRIHTRHDVYSCEQCGKQFITHAELQRHMFNHTEGRPYKCDLCEKTFKSPHYLRQHQQIHTRKRLYKCSYCEKQSDTEGSSSQPCHHCGGGKEFHCDLCGKTVSSQATLKTHQRRHTGDKL; encoded by the exons atgagctcaacacagaag gaccaacatggagcaagaagtcagcgctctcaggaggccgacaaacctcacagaagaaagagagagaaaacatacagctgtgacgagtgtgggaaggattttgctgtgaaggctaaactaaaacagcatcaggtcatccacactggagagaggccgttcagctgtgacttgtgtggaaagtctttttccaggaAGGGTCACCTAAAAGAACACCAACttatccacagtggagttaaagcgtacagctgtgatcagtgtggcagagcttttaatCGCAGTAGCCActtacagagtcatctagttacccactctggaattaaggcatacagctgtgacatctgtggaaaaactttcagccagaGAGGAAGCCGAAATatacacctacgcattcacaccagacatgatgtgtacagctgtgatgagtgtgggaaggattttgcTATGAAGGCTAAACTAAAacagcatcaggtcatccacactggagagaggccgttcagctgtgacttgtgtggaaagtctttttccaggaATCGTTCCCTTAAACAACACCAACttatccacagtggagttaaagcgtacacctgtgatcagtgtggcagagcttttaatCGCAGTAGCCACTTACAGAgacatctagttacccactctggaattaaggcatacagctgtgatgagtgtgggaaggagtTTACTGGGAATGCTTCACTAAAacagcatcaggtcatccacactggagagaggccgttcagctgtgacttgtgtggaaagtctttttccaggaATCGTTCCCTAAAACGACACCAACttatccacagtggagttaaagcgtacagctgtgatcagtgtggcagagcttttaatCGCAGTAGCAACTTACAGAgacatctagttacccactctggaattaaggcatacagctgtgacatctgtggaaaaactttcagccacAGAGGAAGCCGAAATgtacacctacgcattcacaccagacatgatgtgtacagctgtgaACAGTGTGGCAAACAGTTTATAACTCACGCAGAGTTACAACGACACATGTTTAACCACACTGAGGgacgaccttataaatgtgacctgtgtgagaagacttttaaatctccacattACCTGAGacaacaccaacagatccacaccagaaagagactctacaagtgcagttactgtgag aagcagagcgacacagaaggatccagttctcaaccctgtcatcactgtggtggtgggaaagagtttCATTGTGACCTCTGTGGAAAAACTGTCAGTTCGCAAGCTACCCTAAAAAcacatcaacgtagacacactggagacaaactgtaa